A stretch of the Triplophysa dalaica isolate WHDGS20190420 chromosome 19, ASM1584641v1, whole genome shotgun sequence genome encodes the following:
- the gtf3c5 gene encoding general transcription factor 3C polypeptide 5 has translation MSINKHFADMDTPIVCGHASTDTKASGVVSGNTATLALPEANLVCVEYPGVVNNVDRMLDTIGLEKGVSKTYADSSKRLELLFRPKDPFCHPVYGNRYSSTNLLLRIRRRTRKGNSGETQISMEIVGLIGTTYKFQGMADFQYLATHNGPDGNQMSLYDKIILRKPEKKEFYDNPVPLFIPPPIFSRLDTAVDYYYRPDVFHCKETTLQSALLKDQLIAPNRARRPNNAIFVNFDDKTIPSEPLEAAVSSWKKIGVHHSDLQAEQQLRQLFEGRPIWSRNAIKTNINIHPEKMKHLLPYMAYYMLTGPWRSLWVRFGYDPRKTPEAKIYQVLDFRIRYGMKHGYTFNDMPVKPKRSAYHYSHPTTLNKAVPQAASVSDITLESPSSSGPKPATAKYLLKESVYIFREGMLPPYRQMFYQFCDLDVDKVKEIIHKNDGKEEVCDERDGWCLPHTPDELRNIISGMIQKHIQVKQPASSNPKPRRARPKTVDSGEDEDDEDEDYKPSDESDNEMETELADYM, from the exons ATGAGCATCAACAAACATTTTGCGGACATGGATACGCCGATCGTATGCGGCCACGCTTCTACAGACACGAAGGCTTCGGGTGTTGTGTCAGGAAATACTGCGACACTTGCCCTGCCTGAAGCTAATCTAGTGTGTGTTGAATATCCAGGAGTTGTCAACAATGTGGACAGAATGCTGGACACCATTGGATTGGAAAAGGGGGTGTCCAAG acATATGCAGATTCTTCAAAACGACTGGAACTCCTCTTTCGGCCGAAAGACCCATTCTGCCATCCTGTGTATGGGAATCGATACTCTTCCACCAACTTGCTCCTCAGAATTCGCCGCAGAACCCGCAAAGGAAACAGTGGGGAGACCCAAATCAGCATGGAAATAGTGGGGTTAATAGGAACCACATATAAATTTCAAG GAATGGCTGATTTTCAGTACCTGGCAACTCATAACGGTCCAGATGGCAACCAGATGTCTTTGTATGACAAGATCATTTTGCGTAAACCTGAGAAGAAAGAATTCTACGATAATCCCGTGCCTCTCTTCATACCTCCTCCTATTTTCTCACGTCTGGACACAGCTGTGGACTATTACTATCGCCCGGATGTTTTTCATTG caaagaaacAACATTACAGTCGGCTCTCCTCAAGGATCAGCTTATCGCTCCTAATCGGGCTCGCCGGCCAAACAATGCCATTTTTGTCAACTTTGATGACAAGACCATACCATCAGAGCCTTTAGAAGCTGCTGTAAGTAGTTGGAAGAAGATCGGTGTCCATCATAGTGATTTACAGGCAGAGCAACAATTGAGACAG CTTTTTGAGGGAAGACCCATATGGTCCCGTAATGCCATCAAGACCAACATCAATATTCATCCAGAAAAAATGAAGCACCTTCTACCATATATGGCCTACTACATG TTGACAGGGCCATGGAGGAGTTTGTGGGTCAGGTTTGGATACGATCCTCGAAAGACTCCAGAAGCAAAGATCTACCAGGTTCTAGACTTCAGGATTCGCTACGGAATGAAGCATG GATACACCTTCAATGACATGCCAGTGAAACCCAAGAGAAGTGCCTATCATTACAGCCATCCAACCACATTAAACAAAGCTG ttcccCAAGCGGCAAGTGTCAGTGACATCACTCTGGAGAGCCCTTCATCATCGGGACCCAAACCTGCCACTGCTAAATACCTGCTCAAG GAATCAGTCTATATATTTCGGGAGGGTATGCTTCCTCCATACCGACAGATGTTCTACCAGTTTTGTGATTTGGATGTTGACAA AGTAAAGGAGATCATCCATAAGAATGATGGGAAAGAGGAGGTGTGCGACGAAAGAGATGGCTGGTGTTTGCCGCACACACCTGATGAGCTCAGGAATATCATCTCTGGCATGATCCAAAAACACATCCAAGTCAAGCAGCCAG CTTCATCCAACCCAAAGCCTAGAAGAGCCAGACCCAAAACTGTTGACAGCGGAGAAGATGAAGACGATGAAGACGAAGATTACAAACCCTCTGACGAGAGTGACAATGAAATGGAAACAGAGCTGGCAGATTACATGTAA
- the LOC130407874 gene encoding bile salt-activated lipase-like, producing MMRRMLGIVVLAALCLSKAYAGLGVVLTEGGMVEGSTQNTGLFRYVDVFKGIPFAAPPGRFQKPVRHPGWDGVLKVNDYNKRCMQVNLLQNGVVGSEDCLYLNIWVPQGRTVSTGLPVMVWIYGGGFLKGASEGANFLNNYLYDGKEIADRGNVIVVTLSYRLGTLGFLSSGDSELPGNYGLWDQQAGIGWVHRNIKAFGGDPNNITIFGESAGGTSVNFQILSPHNKGLIRRAISQSGVALCPWAVNRNPRAYAVEIANKVGCPTDGNMVSCLKRTDPNALTVAGDVVLQSSASNPVVHNLKLSPVIDGDFLPAEPDQLFHNAAEIDYIAGVNDMDGHLFATVDIPSINNILVSTPIGDVKKLADALTRDKGTAAGAAAYAEYTSAWGNSPSDSDIKKTVVALETDYIFLVPTQAALYLHAEKATTGRTYSYLFSEPSRNPLFPTWMGADHAEDLQFVFGKPFSTPLGYFPRHRDISGYMIAYWTNFARTGDPNRGELSVPVTWPEFTDTGHKFLELNYNTDANSVKQRLRMRYVYYWTSVYGSLPSVKS from the exons ATGATGAGGAGGATGTTGGGAATTGTGGTCCTTGCTGCGCTCTGCCTGAGCAAAGCATACGCTGGT TTGGGCGTTGTGCTCACAGAGGGAGGGATGGTAGAAGGGAGTACCCAAAATACTGGACTCTTCCGCTATGTGGATGTCTTCAAAGGAATCCCTTTCGCCGCACCACCAGGCAGATTTCAGAAGCCAGTTCGTCACCCAGGCTGGGACG GGGTTCTGAAGGTCAATGACTACAACAAGCGCTGCATGCAAGTGAATCTTCTCCAAAACGGCGTTGTGGGCTCTGAAGATTGTCTTTACCTGAACATCTGGGTTCCTCAAGGCAGAACTG TGTCTACTGGTTTGCCCGTTATGGTTTGGATCTACGGTGGTGGATTTCTGAAGGGTGCTTCTGAGGGTGCAAATTTCCTGAATAACTACCTGTATGATGGAAAGGAGATTGCAGACAGAGGAAATGTCATTGTTGTGACATTGAGCTACCGTCTCGGAACCCTGGGATTCCTCAGCAGTGGAGATTCTGAACTACCTG GAAACTACGGCCTGTGGGATCAGCAAGCTGGTATCGGTTGGGTACACAGGAACATCAAGGCATTTGGTGGTGATCCAAACAACATAACTATCTTCGGCGAGTCAGCAGGAGGGACCAGCGTAAATTTTCAG ATTCTCAGTCCCCACAACAAAGGCTTGATCCGCAGAGCTATCTCACAGAGCGGGGTCGCTCTCTGCCCCTGGGCCGTGAACAGAAATCCACGTGCGTATGCTGTGGAG ATTGCCAATAAGGTGGGATGTCCTACTGATGGAAATATGGTGTCCTGCCTGAAAAGGACGGATCCCAATGCTCTAACTGTGGCTGGAGATGTGGTCCTGCAATCATCTGCCTCTA ATCCTGTTGTACATAATCTGAAACTGTCTCCTGTCATCGATGGTGACTTCCTGCCTGCTGAACCTGATCAACTTTTCCACAACGCCGCTGAGATCGACTACATTGCCGGAGTCAATGACATGGATGGCCACCTCTTTGCCACTGTTGACATCCCGTCTATCAACAATATACTGGTGTCCACCCCCAT AGGCGATGTCAAGAAGCTTGCAGATGCCCTGACCAGAGACAAGGGCACAGCAGCTGGTGCTGCAGCGTACGCGGAGTACACCAGCGCCTGGGGTAATAGCCCCAGCGATAGTGACATCAAGAAAACCGTAGTGGCTTTGGAGACGGATTACATCTTCCTTGTGCCGACCCAAGCTGCCCTGTACCTGCACGCTGAAAAAGCCAC CACTGGTCGGACCTACTCATATCTGTTCAGCGAGCCCTCTCGCAATCCCCTATTCCCCACCTGGATGGGTGCCGATCACGCTGAGGACCTGCAGTTTGTATTCGGTAAACCCTTCTCCACTCCTCTGGGTTACTTTCCTCGCCACCGCGATATCTCCGGATACATGATTGCCTACTGGACCAACTTTGCCAGAACTGG CGACCCTAACAGAGGCGAATTAAGTGTGCCTGTGACCTGGCCCGAGTTCACCGATACCGGCCATAAATTCCTTGAGCTCAACTATAATACCGACGCTAACAGTGTGAAGCAAAGGTTGAGGATGCGCTATGTTTATTACTGGACCTCTGTGTACGGCAGCTTACCCTCCGTCAAGAGCTGA
- the zgc:92275 gene encoding cholesterol 7-desaturase nvd: MDNSRASLMFKGVAVVAIGIAAAFVMNVQDPSRSLFGGGYPELWRRTGLVGAPARAAACIFAGVFLLAVGWLYRLLFAPLELLRGVDEVGYIAEDGRSRAQAANEVRRRRKTGELPPVYPNGWYRVFDSHMLERGDVKSVTILGQQVAVFRGQEGKAYVVDAYCPHLGANLAVGGRVVGGCIECPFHGWQFRGQDGKCVKIPYADKVPEFAKVRCWPSCEINGQVLVWFHCDGIEPSWRVPEQSEITRGEWVYRGRTEHFINAHIEEIPENAADIAHLAHLHTPGIVSGVDLRYTNSKTWEFIRHDWKVEWKPEPEPDLHCSQMLVKHALTVFGRHWPLLDLDVLARQVGPGVVFLLFEHNFLGRGVIMHCVTPVEPLLQCVSHTIFYQSSIPPLVPKFILRAECIQFERDVMIWNNKTYISKPMLVKEDSAIQKHRRWFSQFYSENSPRLRYQHDTLDF, encoded by the exons ATGGATAATTCACGGGCATCCTTGATGTTCAAGGGGGTCGCGGTGGTCGCGATCGGCATCGCCGCCGCTTTCGTGATGAACGTTCAAGATCCATCACGCTCGCTTTTCGGAGGAGGATACCCAGAACTCTGGCGGAGGACCGGACTGGTCGGTGCCCCTGCGCGGGCCGCAGCCTGCATCTTTGCGGGAGTGTTTCTTTTGGCTGTCGGTTGGTTGTACAGACTGTTATTCGCTCCTCTGGAGCTTCTCCGTGGCGTGGATGAAGTGGGTTACATCGCGGAGGACGGGCGCTCTCGTGCGCAAGCGGCAAACGAGGTGCGGCGGAGACGCAAGACTGGAGAATTACCCCCCGTTTATCCCAATGGATGGTACCGGGTTTTTGACTCTCACATGCTGGAGAGAGGAGACGTAAAGAGCGTGACTATACTGG gCCAGCAGGTGGCAGTGTTCCGTGGACAAGAAGGCAAGGCTTATGTGGTGGATGCTTACTGCCCCCATTTAGGTGCCAACCTGGCTGTAGGCGGGAGAGTGGTAGGGGGTTGCATAGAATGCCCCTTTCACGGCTGGCAGTTTCGAGGACAAGATGGGAAATGTGTCAAGATCCCGTATGCAGATAAAG TGCCCGAGTTTGCGAAGGTGCGATGCTGGCCCAGCTGTGAGATCAACGGACAGGTTCTGGTCTGGTTTCACTGTGATGGGATAGAGCCCAGCTGGAGAGTGCCAGAACAGAGTGAGATCACACGTGGAGAATGGGTTTATCGCGGTCGCACCGAACATTTCATTAATGCACATATTGAG GAGATTCCAGAGAACGCTGCGGATATTGCACACCTGGCTCATCTGCACACCCCGGGCATCGTCAGTGGCGTTGATCTCCGCTACACCAACAGCAAGACCTGGGAGTTTATACGACACGATTGGAAG gtGGAGTGGAAACCAGAACCAGAGCCAGACCTGCACTGCTCCCAGATGTTGGTGAAACACGCTCTCACTGTGTTTGGACGCCACTGGCCTCTTCTTGATTTGGACGTCCTGGCAAGACAG GTGGGTCCTGGTGTTGTCTTCCTGCTTTTTGAACACAATTTCTTGGGGCGAGGTGTGATCATGCACTGCGTGACCCCTGTTGAGCCTTTACTGCAGTGTGTATCGCACACCATCTTCTACCAGAGCAGCATCCCTCCCCTGGTACCCAAGTTCATTCTTCGGGCTGAATGTATCCAG TTCGAACGAGATGTGATGATCTGGAACAACAAGACTTACATCTCCAAACCCATGCTCGTGAAAGAAGATTCAGCCATACAGAAACACAGACGCTGGTTCAGTCAGTTCTACAGCGAGAACAGCCCCCGACTGCGCTACCAACACGACACCCTGGACTTCTGA